Proteins encoded within one genomic window of Streptomyces sp. NBC_00523:
- a CDS encoding helix-turn-helix domain-containing protein, whose amino-acid sequence MTGPVDHPLVSAVKPLVDAMGAELVGPGEAHPDDVVLAWEGEDVVAVRLPQLSESLDHILAAMERRHGMPLAELDRKAKQEAVRLLEARGAFSVRHGVETVAGALGVSRFTVYNYLNRENGAKSG is encoded by the coding sequence GTGACCGGACCGGTGGACCACCCTCTCGTCAGCGCCGTGAAGCCGCTCGTGGACGCCATGGGGGCCGAGCTCGTCGGCCCCGGTGAGGCGCACCCCGACGATGTGGTGCTGGCCTGGGAGGGCGAGGACGTCGTGGCGGTCCGGCTGCCCCAGCTCTCGGAGTCGCTGGACCACATCCTCGCCGCGATGGAGCGCCGGCACGGCATGCCGCTGGCCGAGCTGGACCGCAAGGCCAAACAGGAGGCGGTCCGGCTCCTGGAGGCACGCGGTGCCTTCTCCGTACGCCATGGGGTCGAGACCGTGGCGGGGGCGTTGGGCGTCTCCCGGTTCACTGTTTACAACTACCTAAACCGCGAGAACGGGGCCAAGAGCGGGTAG
- the uraD gene encoding 2-oxo-4-hydroxy-4-carboxy-5-ureidoimidazoline decarboxylase — MTSSSTPGLARFNTQADAEAAAALHEVCASAAWGRAILAHRPYATTEALLSASDTATAALGAEDLAEAMAGHPPIGRPKPGDPTSSREQRGMAGASEELKAEMLELNLAYQERFGHVFLICATGATGEQMRDAVKSRIGNSPEQERGIVRTELGKINRIRLTRLVTEDA, encoded by the coding sequence GTGACTTCGAGCTCCACGCCGGGCCTCGCCCGGTTCAACACCCAGGCGGACGCCGAGGCGGCCGCCGCACTGCACGAGGTGTGTGCCAGTGCGGCATGGGGACGAGCGATCCTCGCCCACCGCCCGTACGCCACCACCGAAGCCCTGCTCTCCGCGAGCGACACCGCCACGGCGGCACTCGGCGCGGAGGACCTGGCCGAGGCCATGGCCGGTCACCCGCCGATCGGCCGCCCGAAGCCCGGGGACCCGACCTCCTCCCGCGAACAGCGGGGCATGGCCGGGGCCTCCGAGGAGCTCAAGGCCGAGATGCTCGAACTCAACCTGGCCTACCAGGAGCGGTTCGGACATGTCTTCCTGATCTGCGCCACCGGCGCCACCGGTGAGCAGATGCGCGACGCGGTGAAGTCCCGCATCGGGAACTCGCCCGAGCAGGAGCGGGGGATCGTGCGCACCGAACTGGGCAAGATCAACCGCATCCGCCTCACCCGCCTCGTCACGGAAGACGCGTAA
- the uraH gene encoding hydroxyisourate hydrolase gives MSTFATASVSTHILDTSIGRPAADVAVSLAARQGAGAEWVTLGGSATDADGRCKDLPALPEGTTHVRLDFETEPYFTAKKQAEAQQDAPRVRDSGAFFPEVAITFAVTPGEHYHVPLLLNPFGYSVYRGS, from the coding sequence TTGAGCACCTTCGCCACCGCATCGGTGTCCACCCACATCCTGGACACCAGCATCGGCCGCCCCGCCGCCGATGTCGCCGTCTCGCTCGCCGCCCGCCAGGGCGCCGGTGCCGAGTGGGTGACGCTCGGGGGCTCCGCGACCGATGCGGACGGGCGCTGCAAAGACCTGCCGGCCCTGCCGGAGGGCACCACCCACGTACGGCTCGACTTCGAGACCGAGCCGTACTTCACAGCCAAGAAGCAAGCCGAGGCGCAGCAGGACGCCCCCCGCGTAAGGGACAGCGGCGCGTTCTTCCCCGAGGTGGCGATCACTTTCGCCGTCACCCCGGGCGAGCACTACCACGTACCGCTGCTGCTCAACCCGTTCGGCTACTCCGTATACCGAGGGAGCTAG
- the pucL gene encoding factor-independent urate hydroxylase — translation MPTILGQNQYGKAENRVVKITRDGDTHHIKDLNVSVALSGEMDDVHYSGSNAHVLPTDTTKNTVFAFAKEHGIESAEQFGIHLARHFVTSQEPIKTARIRIEEYAWERIATSDANSRFIGSDEVKHSFVRKNQEIRTAQITFDGEKWQVISGLKDLTVMNSTNSEFWGYVKDKYTTLKEAYDRILATDVSARWRYNWTSDEQRMPNWEKSYEQARKHMLHAFAETYSLSLQQTLYQMGSRIINNRSEVDEIRFSLPNNHHFLVDLEPFGLKNDNEVYFAADRPYGLIEGTVLRDGVEPQIPVDMTNL, via the coding sequence ATGCCCACGATTCTCGGCCAGAACCAGTACGGCAAAGCAGAGAACCGCGTCGTCAAGATCACGCGGGACGGCGACACCCACCACATCAAGGACCTGAACGTCTCGGTCGCGCTCTCCGGCGAGATGGACGACGTCCACTACTCCGGCTCCAACGCGCACGTTCTGCCCACGGACACCACCAAGAACACGGTGTTCGCGTTCGCCAAGGAGCACGGGATCGAGTCCGCCGAGCAGTTCGGCATCCACCTCGCCCGTCACTTCGTGACCTCGCAGGAGCCGATCAAGACGGCGCGCATCCGCATCGAGGAGTACGCCTGGGAGCGCATCGCCACCTCCGACGCGAACTCCCGCTTCATCGGGTCCGACGAGGTCAAGCACTCCTTCGTCCGCAAGAACCAGGAGATCCGCACCGCCCAGATCACCTTCGACGGTGAGAAGTGGCAGGTCATCTCCGGGCTCAAGGACCTGACCGTGATGAACTCGACCAACTCCGAGTTCTGGGGCTACGTCAAGGACAAGTACACGACGCTCAAGGAAGCGTACGACCGCATCCTCGCGACCGACGTCTCCGCCCGCTGGCGCTACAACTGGACCAGCGACGAGCAGCGCATGCCGAACTGGGAGAAGTCCTACGAGCAGGCGCGCAAGCACATGCTGCACGCCTTCGCCGAGACCTACTCGCTCTCGCTCCAGCAGACCCTGTACCAGATGGGTTCGCGCATCATCAACAACCGCAGCGAGGTCGATGAGATCCGCTTCTCGCTGCCGAACAACCACCACTTCCTTGTGGACTTGGAGCCGTTCGGCCTCAAGAACGACAACGAGGTGTACTTCGCGGCCGACCGTCCGTACGGGCTCATCGAGGGCACCGTGCTCC